From a region of the Globicephala melas chromosome 19, mGloMel1.2, whole genome shotgun sequence genome:
- the CX3CL1 gene encoding fractalkine isoform X1, which yields MALPPLSWLLRLTALCHLIVLLAGQHHGVKKCNITCGKMTSEIPVARLVHYQRNQESCGKRAIILKTMKEKLFCADPQEKWVQKAMEHLDRKAAARAPNGGTFEKQIGVGEPRTSPATRGMDWSEASETKFTSESSSQEAQRAFGTSPELPPVVADSRGTRSPSTSKTPDGGPETTELFNKPAVTTTTSWQSSTAYQPGADLEADGKASEAPSTQAPSTQAPSTQAPSTQTPSTQTLPTQAPSTQAPSTQALTISHTVPENNTGSEGQPEWIKGQDPTPENSLGSKELGPTSAHTDAVMGLGSVSDVFVVPVTSEGVPSTDPLASGSWTPKAKEPIHATMDPQRLGVLVTPIPDSQAATRRQAVGLLAFLGLLFCLGVAMFAYQSLQGCPRKMAGDMVEGLRYVPRSCGSNSYVLVPV from the exons ATGGCTCTTCCACCTCTCTCGTGGCTGCTCCGTTTGACTGCCCTCTGCCATCTGATCGTGCTGCTGGCTG GACAGCACCACGGTGTGAAGAAGTGTAACATCACGTGCGGCAAAATGACCTCGGAGATCCCCGTGGCTCGTCTAGTTCACTACCAACGAAATCAAGAATCATGCGGCAAACGTGCCATCAT CCTGAAGACCATGAAGGAAAAGTTATTCTGTGCTGACCCGCAGGAGAAATGGGTCCAGAAAGCCATGGAGCATCTAGACCGCAAGGCTGCTGCTCGGGCTCCAAATGGCGGCACATTCGAGAAGCAAATCGGCGTGGGTGAGCCCAGGACCAGCCCAGCCACCAGGGGGATGGACTGGTCTGAGGCCTCAGAGACCAAATTCACAAGCGAAAGCAGTAGCCAGGAGGCACAGAGGGCCTTCGGGACTTCCCCAGAGCTGCCACCAGTAGTGGCTGATTCCAGGGGGACCAGGTCCCCCTCCACTTCAAAGACTCCGGATGGAGGGCCCGAGACAACTGAGCTTTTCAACAAGCCTGCCGTCACCACCACCACGTCTTGGCAGAGCTCTACCGCCTACCAACCTGGGGCAGACCTCGAGGCTGACGGGAAAGCCTCTGAGGCCCCCTCCACCCAGGCCCCCTCCACCCAGGCCCCCTCCACCCAGGCCCCCTCCACCCAGACCCCCTCCACCCAGAccctccccacccaggccccCTCCACCCAGGCCCCCTCCACCCAGGCCCTCACTATTTCACACACAGTCCCAGAGAACAACACTGGGTCCGAAGGCCAACCTGAGTGGATCAAGGGACAGGACCCCACGCCAGAGAACTCTCTAGGGTCCAAAGAATTGGGTCCCACTTCAGCTCACACGGATGCTGTCATGGGGCTCGGCAGCGTGTCCGATGTCTTCGTGGTCCCTGTAACCTCTGAAGGGGTCCCCAGCACGGATCCACTGGCCTCTGGCAGCTGGACCCCCAAGGCCAAGGAGCCCATTCACGCCACCATGGATCCCCAGAGGCTGGGTGTCCTCGTCACTCCCATCCCCGACTCCCAGGCAGCCACCCGAAGGCAGGCAGTGGGGCTGTTGGCCTTCCTCGGTCTCCTCTTCTGCCTGGGGGTGGCCATGTTTGCCTACCAGAGCCTTCAGGGCTGCCCCCGCAAGATGGCAGGAGACATGGTGGAGGGGCTTCGCTACGTCCCCCGGAGCTGTGGCAGTAACTCGTACGTCCTGGTGCCAGTATGA
- the CCL17 gene encoding C-C motif chemokine 17, whose product MTSLKMLLLAALLLGASLQDTHAARATNVGRECCREYFKGAIPFRKLVRWYRTPEDCPRDAIVLVTLHGRSICSDPKDRWVKKAVKYLQNTTKSRDLAAQPA is encoded by the exons ATGACCTCCCTGAAGATGCTGCTCCTGGCCGCGCTcctcctgggggcttccctgcagGACACCCATGCAG CTCGAGCAACCAATGTGGGCAGGGAGTGCTGCCGGGAGTACTTCAAAGGAGCCATTCCTTTCAGGAAGCTGGTGAGGTGGTACCGGACCCCAGAGGACTGTCCCAGGGATGCCATCGT GCTGGTGACTCTCCACGGCAGATCCATCTGTTCAGACCCCAAGGACAGGTGGGTGAAGAAGGCAGTCAAGTACTTGCAAAACACCACGAAGTCACGTGACCTGGCCGCCCAGCCGGCCTGA
- the CX3CL1 gene encoding fractalkine isoform X2: MALPPLSWLLRLTALCHLIVLLAGQHHGVKKCNITCGKMTSEIPVARLVHYQRNQESCGKRAIILKTMKEKLFCADPQEKWVQKAMEHLDRKAAARAPNGGTFEKQIGVGEPRTSPATRGMDWSEASETKFTSESSSQEAQRAFGTSPELPPVVADSRGTRSPSTSKTPDGGPETTELFNKPAVTTTTSWQSSTAYQPGADLEADGKASEAPSTQALTISHTVPENNTGSEGQPEWIKGQDPTPENSLGSKELGPTSAHTDAVMGLGSVSDVFVVPVTSEGVPSTDPLASGSWTPKAKEPIHATMDPQRLGVLVTPIPDSQAATRRQAVGLLAFLGLLFCLGVAMFAYQSLQGCPRKMAGDMVEGLRYVPRSCGSNSYVLVPV, from the exons ATGGCTCTTCCACCTCTCTCGTGGCTGCTCCGTTTGACTGCCCTCTGCCATCTGATCGTGCTGCTGGCTG GACAGCACCACGGTGTGAAGAAGTGTAACATCACGTGCGGCAAAATGACCTCGGAGATCCCCGTGGCTCGTCTAGTTCACTACCAACGAAATCAAGAATCATGCGGCAAACGTGCCATCAT CCTGAAGACCATGAAGGAAAAGTTATTCTGTGCTGACCCGCAGGAGAAATGGGTCCAGAAAGCCATGGAGCATCTAGACCGCAAGGCTGCTGCTCGGGCTCCAAATGGCGGCACATTCGAGAAGCAAATCGGCGTGGGTGAGCCCAGGACCAGCCCAGCCACCAGGGGGATGGACTGGTCTGAGGCCTCAGAGACCAAATTCACAAGCGAAAGCAGTAGCCAGGAGGCACAGAGGGCCTTCGGGACTTCCCCAGAGCTGCCACCAGTAGTGGCTGATTCCAGGGGGACCAGGTCCCCCTCCACTTCAAAGACTCCGGATGGAGGGCCCGAGACAACTGAGCTTTTCAACAAGCCTGCCGTCACCACCACCACGTCTTGGCAGAGCTCTACCGCCTACCAACCTGGGGCAGACCTCGAGGCTGACGGGAAAGCCTCTGAG GCCCCCTCCACCCAGGCCCTCACTATTTCACACACAGTCCCAGAGAACAACACTGGGTCCGAAGGCCAACCTGAGTGGATCAAGGGACAGGACCCCACGCCAGAGAACTCTCTAGGGTCCAAAGAATTGGGTCCCACTTCAGCTCACACGGATGCTGTCATGGGGCTCGGCAGCGTGTCCGATGTCTTCGTGGTCCCTGTAACCTCTGAAGGGGTCCCCAGCACGGATCCACTGGCCTCTGGCAGCTGGACCCCCAAGGCCAAGGAGCCCATTCACGCCACCATGGATCCCCAGAGGCTGGGTGTCCTCGTCACTCCCATCCCCGACTCCCAGGCAGCCACCCGAAGGCAGGCAGTGGGGCTGTTGGCCTTCCTCGGTCTCCTCTTCTGCCTGGGGGTGGCCATGTTTGCCTACCAGAGCCTTCAGGGCTGCCCCCGCAAGATGGCAGGAGACATGGTGGAGGGGCTTCGCTACGTCCCCCGGAGCTGTGGCAGTAACTCGTACGTCCTGGTGCCAGTATGA
- the CX3CL1 gene encoding fractalkine isoform X3 has translation MKEKLFCADPQEKWVQKAMEHLDRKAAARAPNGGTFEKQIGVGEPRTSPATRGMDWSEASETKFTSESSSQEAQRAFGTSPELPPVVADSRGTRSPSTSKTPDGGPETTELFNKPAVTTTTSWQSSTAYQPGADLEADGKASEAPSTQALTISHTVPENNTGSEGQPEWIKGQDPTPENSLGSKELGPTSAHTDAVMGLGSVSDVFVVPVTSEGVPSTDPLASGSWTPKAKEPIHATMDPQRLGVLVTPIPDSQAATRRQAVGLLAFLGLLFCLGVAMFAYQSLQGCPRKMAGDMVEGLRYVPRSCGSNSYVLVPV, from the exons ATGAAGGAAAAGTTATTCTGTGCTGACCCGCAGGAGAAATGGGTCCAGAAAGCCATGGAGCATCTAGACCGCAAGGCTGCTGCTCGGGCTCCAAATGGCGGCACATTCGAGAAGCAAATCGGCGTGGGTGAGCCCAGGACCAGCCCAGCCACCAGGGGGATGGACTGGTCTGAGGCCTCAGAGACCAAATTCACAAGCGAAAGCAGTAGCCAGGAGGCACAGAGGGCCTTCGGGACTTCCCCAGAGCTGCCACCAGTAGTGGCTGATTCCAGGGGGACCAGGTCCCCCTCCACTTCAAAGACTCCGGATGGAGGGCCCGAGACAACTGAGCTTTTCAACAAGCCTGCCGTCACCACCACCACGTCTTGGCAGAGCTCTACCGCCTACCAACCTGGGGCAGACCTCGAGGCTGACGGGAAAGCCTCTGAG GCCCCCTCCACCCAGGCCCTCACTATTTCACACACAGTCCCAGAGAACAACACTGGGTCCGAAGGCCAACCTGAGTGGATCAAGGGACAGGACCCCACGCCAGAGAACTCTCTAGGGTCCAAAGAATTGGGTCCCACTTCAGCTCACACGGATGCTGTCATGGGGCTCGGCAGCGTGTCCGATGTCTTCGTGGTCCCTGTAACCTCTGAAGGGGTCCCCAGCACGGATCCACTGGCCTCTGGCAGCTGGACCCCCAAGGCCAAGGAGCCCATTCACGCCACCATGGATCCCCAGAGGCTGGGTGTCCTCGTCACTCCCATCCCCGACTCCCAGGCAGCCACCCGAAGGCAGGCAGTGGGGCTGTTGGCCTTCCTCGGTCTCCTCTTCTGCCTGGGGGTGGCCATGTTTGCCTACCAGAGCCTTCAGGGCTGCCCCCGCAAGATGGCAGGAGACATGGTGGAGGGGCTTCGCTACGTCCCCCGGAGCTGTGGCAGTAACTCGTACGTCCTGGTGCCAGTATGA